The following proteins are encoded in a genomic region of Periophthalmus magnuspinnatus isolate fPerMag1 chromosome 23, fPerMag1.2.pri, whole genome shotgun sequence:
- the ptn gene encoding pleiotrophin: MSGQKLCVLLVAMALLMLTAMAAEGGKAEKTGDKPRKRRSDCGEWQWSVCVANVGDCGLGTREGTRTGTDCKQTIKTQRCKIPCNWKKKFGGECKYEFDTWGECDLATGKKNRTGVLKKALMDATCAATVTATKPCGKIPKTKLQDAKKQKKEGKKRDRAQMD; encoded by the exons ATGAGTGGACAGAAGCTGTGCGTACTGCTGGTCGCTATGGCACTGCTGATGCTAACGGCGATGGCGGCTGAAGGTGGCAAAGCTGAAAAAACAGGTGACAAACCAC GGAAGCGCAGGTCTGACTGTGGGGAGTGGCAGTGGAGCGTGTGTGTGGCCAATGTGGGTGACTGTGGACTGGGCACCAGAGAGGGCACCCGCACTGGCACCGACTGCAAACAGACCATCAAGACCCAGCGCTGCAAGATCCCCTGCAACTGGAAGAAGAAGTTTGGAG GGGAATGCAAGTACGAGTTTGACACGTGGGGGGAGTGCGATCTGGCAACGGGGAAGAAGAACAGGACAGGGGTGCTCAAAAAGGCGCTCATGGATGCAACCTGTGCTGCGACGGTTACAGCCACCAAGCCTTGTGGGAAAATCCCCAAGACCAAGCTGCAAG ATGCCAAGAAGCaaaagaaggagggaaagaagcGAGACCGTGCTCAAATGGACTAA